Part of the Venturia canescens isolate UGA chromosome 2, ASM1945775v1, whole genome shotgun sequence genome is shown below.
ttgtaaatatttattaatacgaatggacatttttttcaaatcttaagaaaaaaattcctttcCACATCCACATATACTTAGGTATAGACTCAAGATATTGTAAAATAATCATGCAACGATTTATATTAACAATTTCCGACTAAGAACCTAAttctttttataaaattacgaaaaaaaacaaaaaaatggcttGCGCCACCTTTCAAAATTAAACTATAGGGCCTTCTTTTGATGAGGTTCTTTCTTTCATCATGTATGAACTTTTAAGAGatggtaaatgaaaaaaagaaaaccgcTTTTTTTGACACACCATATGTATCAATCGACTTTGCGGATAGAAACTTTTACGGGCGCTGGTTTACTCAACGAATTAGCTAACCACGATTAATGAATCaaataatttatgaaaattctggCATTTTCGAATTCCATATACAATGGTTTATACAAAAATAGTAGTTGGTAATCCGTTTTCTGGCCTGTGCAAAGATTGTCGTTCATTTGATTATCCAAAATGGACTGCTCTAGAATTAAAgcatttaaaaatatattgagaTCGTTAGGATAAGCAAATGAAATAAGCATACATATGGAAATGCAATTGATAATAAATGAATTACAGGTATAACACCATCAGGTTCGTACATAATAAGAAGCGAGTCCTTCTATTTCGACCTTCTACAAGAGTTTCCATCGGTGGATGATTTCCTCGATACGAGCGAATATCCGGTGATCCACTCCCCTCATTTACTGAGCGTTGgaaaatcgattattcaaaTAGCCCAAGTGCTGGTGGATTTGCAGAGGCGTACATGTCCGCACGGGGAAGCTTGTGTTCTGCCGCGTTTCAATTCAAAGAGTATTCGTGATATATCAAATACGGAAATATACGAGGCACTACACATATTGCCGAAATCGCACATTGTCAAATATGAAATTTCCCAACGTACGAATGATCTGGATACGGAGGAATTTGCGCGAGTCGCAACATACAACGTGAATGTGACGAATCTCCGTGTTACACCAGAAATaccagagaaaaaaatgcccaAATTATGCGTTAACAAATTAACGAACAAGTGTCAAAAATGTGTTAATTTCAAAGTGAGAGTAAATGCCCTCGCCAAGACTTCCAAAGCCGCAGAAGATATTACTTCGACGAATAATTATCTCAAAGAAGGGGTTCTCGTGCCAATTTTTTTGACTGTAATGGGCTGTGGCACTTTTGCTTCCCTCGTGATTGTTATTTTCATAGTTCACCGTTACTTGAGGGAACCAGTGCTCGAGGGTAATCCGAGCCTGACGGTACTTCTCGTCATCGCAAATACATTTGTCCTCCAAACGATTCTCCCATTTTGTATGAACGATCGTTCGAATGATATGCGAGAATATTTAAATtcccgaaaaatatttttctccactctTTCGTATGGAATGACCTTTTCAATTATGCTATCCCGAGCTTTCTTCCTCGCTTTTTCAACCGGCGGCGTCTTTACCAGCCACATTAATGGATACCTTCAAGGACTCATGCTCTTCTTTATGGCTGGCGTTCAAGTCGCTATTTCAACGATGTACTTCCTTCTTAGTACCGCTGATTCTTCCAAGATCGTTAGAAGTTTGACTTTCGTTGCGCTTCTTGGTGAGTACCATTTACAttggaaaattattattttttcaaagagagCACAAATCTCTCTTCATCACCTATTTTACTTTCCAGGCTACAACATATTTCTTCTCCTCGTTCTGTTCGTCGTTTGCTGTTTCGTTGCTCAAATACAGCGCAATTATCGCGAGGGCAAATGTTTCTTTGGCACGGCCATTGGACTTGTTATTGCCTGGGCAGTTTGGTTAACGTCTTTCGCCCTCGTTGAAATCAATTTGCGAGATATGGTTGTTTCTTCAGGCATTATAGCTACTGgctatattattataattggTATACTAATACCTCGTACGTATTACATG
Proteins encoded:
- the boss gene encoding uncharacterized protein boss isoform X4: MDVLERFFLVSSYNRHIYLSRKMLVFFVIILSFVKVILTNENAMCTGNHTLLDAPGDAVISVFVNANTGFHCNETTTRGFEEISTALYVVQMLNKYDYVPGLSLGITPSGSYIIRSESFYFDLLQEFPSVDDFLDTSEYPVIHSPHLLSVGKSIIQIAQVLVDLQRRTCPHGEACVLPRFNSKSIRDISNTEIYEALHILPKSHIVKYEISQRTNDLDTEEFARVATYNVNVTNLRVTPEIPEKKMPKLCVNKLTNKCQKCVNFKVRVNALAKTSKAAEDITSTNNYLKEGVLVPIFLTVMGCGTFASLVIVIFIVHRYLREPVLEGNPSLTVLLVIANTFVLQTILPFCMNDRSNDMREYLNSRKIFFSTLSYGMTFSIMLSRAFFLAFSTGGVFTSHINGYLQGLMLFFMAGVQVAISTMYFLLSTADSSKIVRSLTFVALLGYNIFLLLVLFVVCCFVAQIQRNYREGKCFFGTAIGLVIAWAVWLTSFALVEINLRDMVVSSGIIATGYIIIIGILIPRTYYMLTHLVGGKDFFRRYETTDLGPDPRTSTIARQSVPRPLYDYVYPIEDITGGQLPQILRYPNYYGGSSPNPHYRMAAIGRDFFNDPVRLPAYNNYEYRPDMQETENPYVMPRICLENPEGSRVPIGRDSNNEMCYAQPRCPGRPKFVFRNHKDCIETDVYVEDRKLSPDRRGPNEVYPSRSVSPRLYQSEDTIREEEEQDRDATRITRL
- the boss gene encoding uncharacterized protein boss isoform X3, producing the protein MDVLERFFLVSSYNRHIYLSRKMLVFFVIILSFVKVILTNENAMCTGNHTLLDAPGDAVISVFVNANTGFHCNETTTRGFEEISTALYVVQMLNKYDYVPGLSLGLKIFDTCHNSMTVYKQALMEAVAFDCLDYYELGVLVPSIYSSILKPLGDYNMLPISVYKDANMTSALLDTMIQFISSKFEVVDLLLIDSLELLSRVLDASKEAGICVKSVNEFAAMNNRTETETVVVVVVGSDESIRSWIKRDSLFLRKTWIVLPINGSYSDGITPSGSYIIRSESFYFDLLQEFPSVDDFLDTSEYPVIHSPHLLSVGKSIIQIAQVLVDLQRRTCPHGEACVLPRFNSKSIRDISNTEIYEALHILPKSHIVKYEISQRTNDLDTEEFARVATYNVNVTNLRVTPEIPEKKMPKLCVNKLTNKCQKCVNFKVRVNALAKTSKAAEDITSTNNYLKEGVLVPIFLTVMGCGTFASLVIVIFIVHRYLREPVLEGNPSLTVLLVIANTFVLQTILPFCMNDRSNDMREYLNSRKIFFSTLSYGMTFSIMLSRAFFLAFSTGGVFTSHINGYLQGLMLFFMAGVQVAISTMYFLLSTADSSKIVRSLTFVALLGYNIFLLLVLFVVCCFVAQIQRNYREGKCFFGTAIGLVIAWAVWLTSFALVEINLRDMVVSSGIIATGYIIIIGILIPRTYYMLTHLVGGKDFFRRYETTDLGPDPRTSTIASRFRDHFTIMCIQSKI